The following proteins are encoded in a genomic region of Brachypodium distachyon strain Bd21 chromosome 1, Brachypodium_distachyon_v3.0, whole genome shotgun sequence:
- the LOC100841988 gene encoding denticleless protein homolog isoform X1, translated as MAMRPRHSPSFFGGLRARELSGGRGSSRASAARLPYLSDLSSDPGDRGCGVISVEHSGDPAIPFAVSFCKAPQISRLLAVADEDGYVSIYDTRRRLPSRSSSIEKTAETRLSDWVAHNNAIFDVCWIKEGSQLLTASGDQTVKIWSVENQKCLGVLSGHTGSVKSLSCHSSNPELIVSGSRDGSFALWDLRCDPKAPNGQGEACLMSSAVVKEAHSPTRRSRTRSRAKGASTSITSVLYLKDDISIATSGAADNVVKFWDTRNLKAPVSNKTSQSAAQPLKDGVKHGISCLSQDSYGAYIAASCMDSRIYLYSALHMDKGPVKVYTGSKIESFFVKSAISPDGTHILSGSSDGSVYLWQVDRPENGPIVLKGHEGEATSVDWCALEVGKIVSSSDDYTVRVWNTKKVDCTNISSPMVIRKRVTAPNVECPRSASHERATTSRDVAVCTRADSELIGSSHSPLKPRVLEFGTPESAKKRAFSLFQEEALDMRKSPGAQTNSPSSVLSPPPSLKRRTIRDYFASSTS; from the exons ATGGCGATGCGGCCGAGACACTCCCCGTCCTTCTTCGGCGGCCTCCGGGCCCGGGAGCTCAGCGGCGGCAGGGGGTCCTCCCGAgcctcggcggcgcggcttCCCTACCTCTCCGATCTCTCCTCTGACCCCGGCGACCGCGGCTGCGGGGTCATCTCCGTCGAGCACTCCGGCGACCCCGCCATCCCTTTCGCCGTCTCCTTCTGCAAG GCCCCGCAAATCTCTCGCCTTCTGGCGGTCGCCGACGAGGACGGTTACGTTAGCATCTACGATACCCGGCGGCGCCTCCCATCCAGATCCTCGTCCATAGAGAAGACAG CTGAAACGAGGCTGTCCGATTGGGTTGCTCACAACAATGCAATCTTTGATGTGTGCTGGATCAAG GAGGGATCCCAATTGCTGACTGCATCAGGCGATCAAACA GTAAAGATATGGAGCGTGGAAAATCAGAAATGCCTTGGTGTGCTGTCGGGACACACTGGAAGTGTGAAGTCACTGTCATGTCATTCTTCAAATCCTG AGCTTATTGTTTCTGGTTCAAGAGATGGTTCGTTTGCTCTTTGGGATCTAAGATGTGATCCCAAAGCTCCAAATGGTCAGGGTGAAGCATGCCTCAT GTCTTCTGCTGTTGTCAAAGAAGCACACAGTCCCACACGAAGAAGCCGGACAAGGTCTCGAGCAAAG GGAGCTTCGACGAGCATCACATCAGTTCTTTATTTGAAAGATGACATTTCTATTGCTACTTCTGGTGCAGCAGACAA TGttgtgaaattttgggataCAAGGAACCTTAAAGCACCTGTTTCCAACAAAACCTCTCAATCAGCAGCACAACCATTG AAGGATGGGGTGAAGCATGGGATCTCTTGCTTGTCTCAAGACTCGTATGGTGCGTATATTGCTGCATCATGCATGGATAGCAG GATCTATCTATATAGTGCTCTCCATATGGACAAGGGTCCAGTAAAGGTTTACACTGGCAGCAAAATTGAATCTTTCTTTGTCAAG TCTGCTATCAGTCCTGATGGGACTCATATTCTAAGTGGTTCGAGTGATGGCAGTGTTTACCTGTGGCAG GTTGATCGACCTGAAAATGGCCCTATAGTTCTAAAAGGCCATGAAGGTGAAGCTACTTCAGTTGACTG GTGTGCTTTAGAGGTTGGAAAGATTGTATCATCATCTGACGATTACACG GTTCGTGTATGGAATACCAAGAAAGTGGATTGTACCAacataagctcccccatggtcATACGCAAGAGGGTAACAGCGCCAAACGTTGAATGCCCAAGGTCAGCTAGCCATGAACGAGCGACTACTTCAAGAGATGTAGCAGTCTGCACCAGAGCTGACAGTGAACTGATTGGCAGTTCACATTCCCCCCTGAAGCCCAGAGTGCTGGAGTTTGGCACACCAGAGTCTGCAAAAAAGAGAGCCTTTTCATTGTTTCAGGAGGAGGCCTTGGACATGAGGAAGAGCCCAGGAGCTCAAACGAACAGCCCCTCTTCAGTTCTAAGCCCACCTCCTTCGCTGAAACGGAGAACAATTCGGGATTACTTCGCCAGTAGCACATCTTGA
- the LOC104581981 gene encoding putative F-box protein At3g10240, which translates to MGATVRRPKRIKAAALPAEIVEEILARLPAKSLRRFQCVSRSWHGLIPSPPFRQLHSSRAGSRRPRGLFVRRAGYGGSFHACRQFGGPVEEILSSSDLAPGNVFPLNKSCHGLVLLCCLDYSAYYVWNPSTGDILALPDRTPFKTAGYNSHTFVSYGLGHCSTSDQYKVVRMYWHRNATFCEVFTLDQSTYWRPAAMKPPPSSQGRPRSRVHPALCRRRWRNHCLQRHGRDFWYTDAPSRLRIQWF; encoded by the coding sequence ATGGGAGCCACGGTGAGGCGCCCCAAGCGGATCAAGGCCGCCGCGCTGCCCGCCGAGATCGTGGAGGAGATCCTCGCCCGCCTGCCAGCCAAGTCTCTGCGCCGCTTCCAGTGCGTGTCGCGGTCGTGGCACGGCCTCATCCCGTCGCCGCCCTTCCGCCAGCTCCACTCCAGCCGAGCTGGCAGCCGTCGGCCGCGTGGGCTTTTCGTCAGGCGGGCCGGGTACGGCGGGTCCTTCCACGCTTGCCGGCAATTTGGCGGCCCTGTGGAGGAGATCCTGAGCTCCTCCGACTTGGCGCCGGGGAACGTCTTCCCACTAAACAAATCCTGCCACGGGCTCGTCCTCCTGTGCTGCCTTGACTACAGCGCTTACTATGTTTGGAATCCTTCCACCGGGGACATCCTGGCTCTGCCTGACAGGACACCGTTCAAGACGGCGGGGTACAATTCTCACACGTTCGTGTCCTACGGCCTGGGGCACTGCTCGACGAGCGATCAGTACAAAGTGGTGCGCATGTATTGGCATCGTAACGCCACATTCTGCGAGGTCTTCACACTCGACCAGTCCACCTACTGGAGGCCTGCCGCCATGAAGCCGCCGCCTTCGAGTCAGGGGCGGCCAAGGAGCCGTGTTCATCCTGCACTTTGTCGCAGAAGATGGCGTAATCACTGCCTTCAACGTCACGGACGAGACTTTTGGTACACTGATGCCCCCAGCAGGCTTAGAATACAGTGGTTTTGA
- the LOC106865773 gene encoding uncharacterized protein LOC106865773, producing the protein MVARLEAHRHRRAWRRRSPRWPPTVVPTPGHVLLLPSSLRPAPLPEEQHSSGSSARPRAAGCRLQFPASLLLPDVGFGPNFAGVRSEAWRPPRVRQNSSKMDWLRGNFVDDLSFDEDDEWDEEEDFAILMLLEMETNKRLKHGGSVVGHAVIRRKRQEVHQSLMRDYFAPNPVYPERYFRRRYRMSIDLWMLIAAALQEHDTFFVQKRNCVGTLGHSNF; encoded by the exons ATGGTGGCGAGGCTGGAGGCACACCGCCATCGTCGCgcgtggcgccgccgctcccctcgATGGCCTCCGACCGTCGTCCCTACGCCCGGCCACGTGCTGCTCCTCCCCAGTTCTCTGCGCCCCGCTCCCCTCCCCGAAGAGCAACACAGCAGCGGGAGCTCGGCCAGACCACgcgccgccggctgccggcTCCAATTTCCGGCCTCCTTGCTGCTCCCGGACGTCGGATTTGGTCCCAATTTTGCCGGAGTTAGAAGTGAAGCTTGGCGCCCGCCACGTGTTCGACAAAATTCCAGCAAG ATGGATTGGCTACGTGGGAATTTCGTCGATGATTTGTCCTtcgatgaagatgatgagtgggatgaagaggaagattTTGCCATTCTCATGTTGTTGGAAATGGAGACGAACAAGCGACTGAAACATGGTGGTTCTGTTGTTGGCCATGCGGTGATCCGTAGGAAAAGGCAAGAAGTCCACCAAAGTCTCATGAGGGATTATTTTGCTCCGAACCCGGTGTATCCAGAGAGATACTTTAGACGCCGGTATAGAATGTCCATCGATTTGTGGATGCTCATTGCTGCAGCTCTCCAGGAGCATGATACATTCTTTGTGCAGAAGAGGAACTGTGTAGGGACACTTGGGCATAGTAATTTTTAG
- the LOC100841988 gene encoding denticleless protein homolog isoform X2, which produces MAMRPRHSPSFFGGLRARELSGGRGSSRASAARLPYLSDLSSDPGDRGCGVISVEHSGDPAIPFAVSFCKAPQISRLLAVADEDGYVSIYDTRRRLPSRSSSIEKTAETRLSDWVAHNNAIFDVCWIKEGSQLLTASGDQTVKIWSVENQKCLGVLSGHTGSVKSLSCHSSNPELIVSGSRDGSFALWDLRCDPKAPNGQGEACLMSSAVVKEAHSPTRRSRTRSRAKGASTSITSVLYLKDDISIATSGAADNVVKFWDTRNLKAPVSNKTSQSAAQPLDGVKHGISCLSQDSYGAYIAASCMDSRIYLYSALHMDKGPVKVYTGSKIESFFVKSAISPDGTHILSGSSDGSVYLWQVDRPENGPIVLKGHEGEATSVDWCALEVGKIVSSSDDYTVRVWNTKKVDCTNISSPMVIRKRVTAPNVECPRSASHERATTSRDVAVCTRADSELIGSSHSPLKPRVLEFGTPESAKKRAFSLFQEEALDMRKSPGAQTNSPSSVLSPPPSLKRRTIRDYFASSTS; this is translated from the exons ATGGCGATGCGGCCGAGACACTCCCCGTCCTTCTTCGGCGGCCTCCGGGCCCGGGAGCTCAGCGGCGGCAGGGGGTCCTCCCGAgcctcggcggcgcggcttCCCTACCTCTCCGATCTCTCCTCTGACCCCGGCGACCGCGGCTGCGGGGTCATCTCCGTCGAGCACTCCGGCGACCCCGCCATCCCTTTCGCCGTCTCCTTCTGCAAG GCCCCGCAAATCTCTCGCCTTCTGGCGGTCGCCGACGAGGACGGTTACGTTAGCATCTACGATACCCGGCGGCGCCTCCCATCCAGATCCTCGTCCATAGAGAAGACAG CTGAAACGAGGCTGTCCGATTGGGTTGCTCACAACAATGCAATCTTTGATGTGTGCTGGATCAAG GAGGGATCCCAATTGCTGACTGCATCAGGCGATCAAACA GTAAAGATATGGAGCGTGGAAAATCAGAAATGCCTTGGTGTGCTGTCGGGACACACTGGAAGTGTGAAGTCACTGTCATGTCATTCTTCAAATCCTG AGCTTATTGTTTCTGGTTCAAGAGATGGTTCGTTTGCTCTTTGGGATCTAAGATGTGATCCCAAAGCTCCAAATGGTCAGGGTGAAGCATGCCTCAT GTCTTCTGCTGTTGTCAAAGAAGCACACAGTCCCACACGAAGAAGCCGGACAAGGTCTCGAGCAAAG GGAGCTTCGACGAGCATCACATCAGTTCTTTATTTGAAAGATGACATTTCTATTGCTACTTCTGGTGCAGCAGACAA TGttgtgaaattttgggataCAAGGAACCTTAAAGCACCTGTTTCCAACAAAACCTCTCAATCAGCAGCACAACCATTG GATGGGGTGAAGCATGGGATCTCTTGCTTGTCTCAAGACTCGTATGGTGCGTATATTGCTGCATCATGCATGGATAGCAG GATCTATCTATATAGTGCTCTCCATATGGACAAGGGTCCAGTAAAGGTTTACACTGGCAGCAAAATTGAATCTTTCTTTGTCAAG TCTGCTATCAGTCCTGATGGGACTCATATTCTAAGTGGTTCGAGTGATGGCAGTGTTTACCTGTGGCAG GTTGATCGACCTGAAAATGGCCCTATAGTTCTAAAAGGCCATGAAGGTGAAGCTACTTCAGTTGACTG GTGTGCTTTAGAGGTTGGAAAGATTGTATCATCATCTGACGATTACACG GTTCGTGTATGGAATACCAAGAAAGTGGATTGTACCAacataagctcccccatggtcATACGCAAGAGGGTAACAGCGCCAAACGTTGAATGCCCAAGGTCAGCTAGCCATGAACGAGCGACTACTTCAAGAGATGTAGCAGTCTGCACCAGAGCTGACAGTGAACTGATTGGCAGTTCACATTCCCCCCTGAAGCCCAGAGTGCTGGAGTTTGGCACACCAGAGTCTGCAAAAAAGAGAGCCTTTTCATTGTTTCAGGAGGAGGCCTTGGACATGAGGAAGAGCCCAGGAGCTCAAACGAACAGCCCCTCTTCAGTTCTAAGCCCACCTCCTTCGCTGAAACGGAGAACAATTCGGGATTACTTCGCCAGTAGCACATCTTGA
- the LOC100842287 gene encoding oleosin Zm-II, with protein MADRDRGSYMGQHMGHHQYGRPVGEQMKGMLPDKGPTASQALTVATLFPLGGLLLVLSGLALAGSVVGLAVAAPVFLLFSPVLVPAALTIGLAVTGFLTSGALGLGGLSSLTCLANTARQAFQRTPDYVEEARRRMAEAAAAAGHKTQQAGQAIQSKAHEAGAGGGDRGATGGGGATGGGGGHGNKASS; from the coding sequence ATGGCGGACCGTGACCGCGGGAGCTACATGGGGCAGCACATGGGGCACCATCAGTACGGGCGCCCGGTTGGGGAGCAGATGAAGGGGATGCTGCCCGACAAGGGGCCGACGGCGTCGCAGGCGCTGACGGTGGCCACGCTGTTCCCGCTGGGCGGGCTGCTCCTGGTGCTGTCCGGGCTGGCCCTGGCCGGCTCCGTGGTGGGCctggccgtggcggcgcccgTGTTCCTGCTCTTCAGCCCGGTCCTGGTGCCAGCGGCCCTGACCATCGGGCTGGCCGTGACGGGCTTCCTCACCtcgggcgcgctgggcctcgGCGGGCTCTCCTCGCTCACCTGCCTCGCCAACACGGCCCGCCAGGCATTCCAGAGGACCCCCGACTATGTGGAGGAGGCCCGCCGGAGGATGGCCGaagcggccgcggcggcgggccacAAGACGCAGCAGGCTGGGCAGGCCATCCAGAGCAAAGCGCATGAGGCTggagctggcggcggcgaccgcggggccaccggcggcggtggtgccactggcggaggaggcggccatggCAACAAGGCGTCCTCGTAA
- the LOC100832516 gene encoding pescadillo homolog — MPKHYRPAGKKKEGNAAKYITRTKAVSYLQISLAVFRKLCILKGVFPREPKKKVEGNHKTYYHMKDIAFLAHDPLIEKFREIKVHRKKVKKAIAKKNRDLADRLLNRPPTYKLDRLIIERYPTFVDALRDLDDCLTMVHLFAALPAVEGERVQVQRIHNCRRLSHEWQAYISRTNALRKTFISVKGIYYQAEVQGQKITWLTPHALQQVLTDDVDFNVMLTFLEFYETLLGFINFKLYHSINVNYPPILDPRLEALAAELYALSRYMSSGRLPGNPETNGLIKDKETENNEEGSKTVESELRLAQLQHQLPANEPGTLMHLVEESTADDTEDSTVKECRSLFKNLKFYLSREVPRESLLFIIPAFGGTVSWEGEGAPFDETDQDITHQIVDRPTQSHVFLSREYVQPQWVFDCVNNCIVLPTEYYVVGRVPPPHLSPFVDNDEVGYTPEFEEKILKRLRAASKDKVLPLPGLGDEDQDNSMVDARSEYNEVAEKKRKLDMLEKQYHEELKMEIEGETFSSLANKKGDNPTHAVDNDAHAANDQVDDLVEQAKKDEAEMSKSFVSNKTEGLIRAIEINKERKRSNVELLKERKRKASSSASAKRK; from the exons atgccGAAGCACTACCGGCCCGCG ggcaagaagaaggaggGGAACGCCGCGAAGTATATCACGAGGACCAAGGCGGTCAGCTACCTGCAGATTTCTCTCGCGGTCTTCAG GAAACTATGCATTCTCAAGGGTGTATTTCCCCGCGAgccgaagaagaaggtggaAGGGAACCACAAGACCTACTATCACATGAAGGATATCGCCTTCCTGGCTCATGACCCTTTGATTGAGAAGTTCAG GGAAATCAAGGTTCACAGAAAGAAAGTTAAAAAAGCTATTGCTAAGAAAAACAGGGATCTGGCAGACAGATTGTTGAATCGGCCACCAACTTACAAACTCGATAGGCTTATCATTGAAAG ATATCCAACTTTTGTCGACGCTCTTAGAGACCTGGATGATTGCCTAACGATGGTGCACTTGTTTGCGGCATTGCCTGCTGTTGAAGGTGAACGTGTGCAGGTACAGCGAATTCATAACTGCCGCAG GCTAAGCCATGAATGGCAAGCATATATTTCTCGAACTAATGCCCTGCGGAAGACATTTATATCTGTCAAGGGTATATACTACCAG GCTGAAGTTCAAGGGCAAAAGATTACCTGGCTAACTCCACATGCTCTTCAGCAAGTTTTGACAGATGATGTCGACTTCAATGTGATGcttacctttttggaattcTACGAG ACTCTTCTAGGATTTATAAACTTCAAGCTTTACCATTCAATAAATGTAAACTACCCTCCTATACTGGATCCTCGTCTTGAAGCTTTAGCTGCTG AGCTCTATGCATTGTCCCGATATATGTCTTCTGGAAGACTGCCAGGAAATCCGGAGACTAATGGGTTAATTAAAGACAAGGAAACTGAAAATAATGAAGAGGGCTCAAAAACTGTTGAGTCTGAACTCAGATTAGCACAGCTTCAACATCAGCTCCCAGCTAATGAACCTGGCACATTAATGCATCTTGTAGAAGAATCAACTGCTGATGATACAGAGGACAGTACTGTTAAAGAGTGTAGGAGTTTATTCAAAAACTTGAAGTTTTATTTAAGTCGTGAG GTTCCTAGGGAGTCTCTCTTATTTATTATTCCGGCATTTGGTGGAACTGTTTCGTGGGAAGGAGAGGGGGCTCCATTTGATGAAACTGATCAAGACATCACCCATCAG ATTGTTGACAGGCCAACCCAAAGTCATGTTTTCCTCTCTAGGGAGTATGTTCAGCCACAATGGGTTTTTGATTGTGTAAACAATTGCATAGTATTGCCAACAGAATATTATGTTGTTGGAAG ggTGCCTCCACCACATTTATCTCCTTTTGTGGACAATGATGAAGTGGGTTATACTCCTGAGTTTGAAGAGAAGATCCTTAAGAGACTGCGAGCTGCTTCTAAAGACAAGGTGTTGCCCTTGCCTGGTTTAGGTGATGAAGATCAGGATAATTCGATGGTAGATGCGAGATCAGAGTATAATGAAGTTGctgaaaagaagaggaag TTGGACATGCTAGAGAAACAATACCACGAAGAGCTGAAGATGGAAATTGAGGGAGAGACTTTCTCTAGTTTGGCAAATAAGAAGGGGGATAATCCAACCCATGCGGTGGATAATGATGCTCATGCAGCTAATGATCAAGTGGATGATCTAGTTGAACAAGCTAAGAAGGATGAGGCTGAGATGTCTAAGTCTTTCGTGTCTAACAAGACGGAAGGCCTTATTAGAGCAATTGAG